The Myripristis murdjan chromosome 11, fMyrMur1.1, whole genome shotgun sequence genomic sequence GTTGTTTCCCCCTTCAGTAAGCCCAAAGGTAATGAAAAGTATTTAGAAATACAAAATTAACAAACCAGAATGGAATAATATTTTAGATCGTTAAAGTGCTACAACATAATTATGGAaagtcattttgacattttgcatcAGAGCCAAggtggataattttttttttctcatttaaacAATATTCCACTACCCAGATGCAGTCCATGCCTGGGGATGCAGGCggcagcagctcagctcccaGCGACCCGTCTGGCTCGGTAGTGCAGGTGTGTTTCCCCAGCGCTCAGGCCTCTGTGCTGGACAGCCTGAACCGGCAGAGAGAGGACGGGAAGCTCTGTGATCTGTCCATCCAGGTCCAGGGACAAGTTTTCAAGGCACACCGCTGCGTCcttgctgcctcctctccctacTTCCatgatcaggtgtgtgtgtttttgtttttctatgctAACACTACTACTGAATTCTtctggaatttttaattttgcaagATCTCGTGTGGCATAagtgttgccttttcctggttttaaaggctgcattacagcaaaagGATACAATTTTCTTAACTTATCAGACCATTGCAGCCCTTACGTTATTTAGcgctacctgcttggtcatcttACTTGCAttgctaatgattgtttatcaaaaatgtgctgtgtgtaaaCTGCTTTCAGTCTTTTACTAGCTAACTAAATATTGCAATAGATTAGAGCCTGGTTATTTACCTCAATTACCTTTGTGGCTTACTTGCCAAGGGCTGGtcaattgaaaaaagaaaagatgcttTTCAATCTATCTGCCAAATGTCACTTTACTAGAATTTGGCACTTGGTGAGTTGTAAGTTCAGAGTCTGGCCATCTGCCAGAAGAGCTGGTGGGCAAATTTAATTTaccaaattaaatttttttttttggtcagtggATTAACTTCCTACCATGCTAAGTGTGTCGGTGTGTGATAAATAGAGACAGGTGGAGACAGAATGGGGACTAGGAGAGAGACTGATAACAAGCCAGTGCAAATTGACAAATTCATTATACTGATATATTGTCGAATCCTCCAGGTACTACTGAAGAACATGTCCACGGTCTCTATCCCAGCAGTGATGGACCCACTGGCGTTTGAGAGCGTGCTGAGCTGTGCCTACACAGGCCAGCTCCGTATGCTGCGTGAGGACATCGTCAATTACCTCACTGTGGGCAGCGTCCTACAGATGTGGCACATCGTGGACAAATGCACTGAGCTGCTCAAGGAAGGTCGGGCTGCGGCTGCGGGAGGGAGTGGAGGCGGAGTCCAGGATGGTGGAGGTGTGAGTGGGGGCTCAGGGTCAGCTAACTCTGGGTGTAGCAGCAGCAACGTTGATGGTGGTGCAGGTGGGGGTTCTGTAGgggctggaggtggaggtggaagcAGTGGTGGTGGTCAAGCCGAGATTGTAGCGTCCAACGACCCCCAGCGTGCCTCCCAGCCCCCCAGCCGCCCATCACTGAGCGAGAGCCAGTCTCCCAGTAGCACCAACTACTTCAGCCCGAGGGACGGCAGTGCAGCCACAGCTGGGACttcaggagatggaggaggcgCTAACAACACCCCCAGCTACTGCACCCCTTCTGGAGAGGAGGCCTTTCTCatcgaagaggaggaggaggaaatagaagaggaagaggaggaggtgttgtACCaccagaggaagaggggaagaggaggaggaggaggaggcggcagcgggaggaggaagaagattAGTTCATTGTCAGAGCAGGAAGTTGGGGTCAGCGATAGTTTTGGCGTGTCTTCCTATCAGGTGATTTTTGGATCATGatgttagacacacacaccagtcatgtgaagtgaagactttttttaatcttccaGTGCTCATGTTCAGATTGACAGCTGTCTATGTTTGATGCATTATGTGTTATCTTTAAATGGGTTTCATGACCACTTAAACAGAAATATAAGAATAAAACAATCTCCATAAAAGTTGTCATTTGATAGGGAGATTGATACACTTCACTAATATTGCCATGTGTTAAATATCTCAATATAAAGGATGGAGAGGACTCTGCCTTGCCACCCCAAAAGCGCCCCACCTATAGCCAACCCAGCATCATGCCTCGCAAGCAGTGGGTGGTGGTGAAGACTGAACGCACCGAAGACGATGATCTCATTGTGGTGTCCGgcgaggagggaggggaagatgaagaggaggaggacgagcgGGAGGTGGAGAtggccagagagagggagcgaacTGACTTCAACATTTCCAACGTTAGAAGCTTGTCTGGAGAATTAGGAGGCAGAGCTGAGACTGACATGGACTCACAGGTCAGTTGCAACAGTCATTATCATCAACACATCCAGATATCCAGTCTTTTAGACTGCTGTTGCTTTTTATCATTTCTCTTAATGTATGAATTGACCATATGGACCAGAGCAATACAAACCTTCTGTTCTTCACCTTTGCTGTATATTTATGTTACTAAACTAAAATCTGAGACAGACTTAACTAAACCTGAAAAAGATCTAAACCATGAAAAGATCTAAAAACACCTGCCAACACCAGTAAGCTATAGTAGTACAGTGTTGTTGTAGCTAGAAGAATTTACCAGAATATTTATGCCTTGACCTAATGCAGTTATACCTTCTCCAAACTGCATCCTGGTATGCAGATGCACAGTACACAGCCTCGAGCTGGCTCATGCCTCTGGGACTTCTGCTTTACTGTCTGCTGTTAGGGCTCTGTGCAGCCTTAAGAGTGCAGAAAGTAGAGCCTAGCTTGGGAAGAGGTACCCCAGAGAACctgtaaaaagaaaattttaaaaaatcaaagtgCATCACATTTACAACTTCAACCGTCTTGATGCAGCAAATCCCACCCAACTGGTACGCCAAGCAGTTTAAAATAGTTTGTACATTGGTTTGCATTTGGCCTCAGTCTAACCCTAATCACCCTCCTTTCCTCATTCCCCAGGTGGACTACTGCCAGTCTTCAGAAGACTACCTCAAgtttgaaaacagtttaatgGATCAGACACTAGCCCAGCACCTTCATGACGGCACTGCAGGTCAGGGCCAGAGTGCTAATCGGGCTGTTTCAGCACTGCTGGGCCAAGTTCAGTCTGCAGCCACAGCACGGGCGCAGCTCTTCCCCTTAGACATGCAGGGGAACCAGATTCTCCTCTACAGCCAAGCGTCTGGACTCTCCCTGGACGCTGCCCCACCGTCCCTGGGCATGACAGGCAGCATGGTCGGAGGAGCCTCGTTTAAAGGACCCAACCTAGAGCACGGCGCGGTCCATTTGTCTGTGCAGGGGGGGTTAGGTGTcgaaggcatggacagtggggGGATCAGCAGTGGTGGTGGGAGTGGCGGTGGCATTGGTGCGGGGGGTTCAGGGAAAGTGTTTATGTGCCACTGCGGTAAGACATTTACCCACAAGAGCATGAGGGACCGTCACATCAACATGCACCTGGACCTGAGGCCCTTTCACTGCCCCGTCTGTGCCAAGAAGTTCAAGATGAAGCATCACCTCACGGAGCACATGAAAACCCACACGGGCCTCAAGCCGTACGACTGCCTCGGCTGCGGCAAGAAGTTTATGTGGCGCGACAGCTTCATGAGACACCGCTCGCACTGCGAGAGGCGCAGCGGACTTGGAGATGGTAGCGATGGAGGCAGTGGTGgcgagggaggaagaagaggtggagAAGATGGGTCTGATTTAATGTCCtcccctcatctcctcctctctccagggGAGGGAGGTCAGAGTGGTGTTCTAGGAGGAGTGGGCAGAGGAGGGATGTCTG encodes the following:
- the LOC115368086 gene encoding zinc finger and BTB domain-containing protein 22-like, whose product is MQSMPGDAGGSSSAPSDPSGSVVQVCFPSAQASVLDSLNRQREDGKLCDLSIQVQGQVFKAHRCVLAASSPYFHDQVLLKNMSTVSIPAVMDPLAFESVLSCAYTGQLRMLREDIVNYLTVGSVLQMWHIVDKCTELLKEGRAAAAGGSGGGVQDGGGVSGGSGSANSGCSSSNVDGGAGGGSVGAGGGGGSSGGGQAEIVASNDPQRASQPPSRPSLSESQSPSSTNYFSPRDGSAATAGTSGDGGGANNTPSYCTPSGEEAFLIEEEEEEIEEEEEEVLYHQRKRGRGGGGGGGSGRRKKISSLSEQEVGVSDSFGVSSYQDGEDSALPPQKRPTYSQPSIMPRKQWVVVKTERTEDDDLIVVSGEEGGEDEEEEDEREVEMARERERTDFNISNVRSLSGELGGRAETDMDSQVDYCQSSEDYLKFENSLMDQTLAQHLHDGTAGQGQSANRAVSALLGQVQSAATARAQLFPLDMQGNQILLYSQASGLSLDAAPPSLGMTGSMVGGASFKGPNLEHGAVHLSVQGGLGVEGMDSGGISSGGGSGGGIGAGGSGKVFMCHCGKTFTHKSMRDRHINMHLDLRPFHCPVCAKKFKMKHHLTEHMKTHTGLKPYDCLGCGKKFMWRDSFMRHRSHCERRSGLGDGSDGGSGGEGGRRGGEDGSDLMSSPHLLLSPGEGGQSGVLGGVGRGGMSVLSPHHSSAVLSPQHPSVSTAGSSSSNGSSSSNSSSSGLSSTMAAAGALLGVVSQSPGQGQGSGMFGGLGMSRSVCEEDVCEVSANDNSVT